DNA from Mucilaginibacter mallensis:
CCTAGCTCTCCGCCAAGTATATTTTAAAGAACATCAAAAACGCTGTAAATGAATGATTTACGGCGTTTTTTGTTTGTAGTCCCACCCAAAATAAACCAAATAATCGCATACTTCCGGTGACCTGTGGGTGACCTGGACATGGAAATTTTTCAGGTCACCGGAATGCTTATAAGTTGCTGTTTATCAACCTGTTCAATTGTTGAACATCTTGATTGCGGCATGGTAATAAACTAATTTTATCCACTTTAAAGCGACTTTTGCGATGAACAAAACACTTTCGTTACTCTTTTACTTAAAGAGATCAAAAATTACCGACGCTGGAACTGTGCCAGTTTACCTACGTATTACAGTTGATGGAGAACGCATTGAAATCTCCTCTAAACGTTATGTCAATCCAGATAAATGGAATGCAAGCGGACAGAAGTTAAATGGCTCTGGTGAAGAGGTAAAAACTCTAAATGCTTATTTGAGAAACCTTGAGCATCAGGTATACGAAGCACAACGTATAATGTCTGATAAAAAACTCCCTATATCAACGCTCAACCTAAAAAACTTCCTGACAAAAAAAGAAGAAGTTTCAACTAACCGTATGCTTATACCAATATTCGAACAGCACAATAGCCAAGTTCAGGCCTTATTAGGTAAGGAATATGCAAAGGGGACGTTTGACCGCTATGAAACCAGCCTTAAACACACTAAAGACTTCTTACAATGGAAATACAAGGTTACCGACATCGCTATTACCCAAATTGATCATGAGTTTATTATGGCTTTTGATTTCTACTTCCGTTCTGAAAGAAATTGTAACAATAACTCCACAGTTAAATATCTAAAGAACTTCAAAAAGATCATTCTGATTTGTATTGCCAACGGCTGGCTGGATAAAGACCCTTTTTCAAAATACAAACCAAAGGTCAAAGAGGTTAAAAGAGAATACCTGAATGTTGAAGAATTGACTATAATGCAAGCGAAACGGTTTGTAAGTGATAGGATAAGCCAGGTAAGGGATATTTTTCTTTTCAGCTGTTATACGGGCCTTGCATATGCAGATGTAAAGAAGTTGAAGCGGTCAGAGGTAGTAGTTGGATTGGACGGGGAAAAATGGATTTTTACGAGCCGTCAGAAAACGGATACAGCCTCACGTATTCCTCTTTTGCCACAAGCCATACAATTAATAGCAAAATATGATAGCCACCCACAATGCGTGGATGATGGACTTCTATTGCCAGTACTAAGCAACCAAAAAATGAATAGTTATTTAAAAGAGATAGCCGATGCTTG
Protein-coding regions in this window:
- a CDS encoding site-specific integrase, giving the protein MNKTLSLLFYLKRSKITDAGTVPVYLRITVDGERIEISSKRYVNPDKWNASGQKLNGSGEEVKTLNAYLRNLEHQVYEAQRIMSDKKLPISTLNLKNFLTKKEEVSTNRMLIPIFEQHNSQVQALLGKEYAKGTFDRYETSLKHTKDFLQWKYKVTDIAITQIDHEFIMAFDFYFRSERNCNNNSTVKYLKNFKKIILICIANGWLDKDPFSKYKPKVKEVKREYLNVEELTIMQAKRFVSDRISQVRDIFLFSCYTGLAYADVKKLKRSEVVVGLDGEKWIFTSRQKTDTASRIPLLPQAIQLIAKYDSHPQCVDDGLLLPVLSNQKMNSYLKEIADACSISKELTYHIARHTFATTVTLANGVSIESVSKMLGHTNIKTTQHYAKILDSKVSADMNQLKKKLAGG